In Oncorhynchus gorbuscha isolate QuinsamMale2020 ecotype Even-year linkage group LG03, OgorEven_v1.0, whole genome shotgun sequence, the DNA window gcaggtgtctctgtcagctacggcctgcgcctacccgaagcgacctgcagtctgtggccgcttctcctgttattcccctctacagactagaggatttctgttattccctgtttggacatttcctgttaaggattcaggatttgtcgttttctgtttggacttgaataaactctgtttctgttaagtcgcttttgggtcctctttcacctgcatgacaagtatAATCATCCTCTGGAGTTTATTCCCACATTCCATATCAGAACTCGTGATATGACTTATCTGTTTTCCAGCATCCCACTTTTGTGTTCAGGCTTTGTTGACTATTACAACTTCAGCTCAATTTCACCATCCTGAGCAGAGAAACACTCAGTCATTGGGTCTCATATGTTCCTCTCATAAACTGGTGCCACACAGCAGATGCCAAGCAACGGAGTCTAAATAAATTCACACACCAAAATAATATACATTTTTCATATACACAAAAACTGTACACTGTAATAGTAGCCTAGGCATTAGTTAGTTGAAATAATAATGCCTTACTGCTGTTTGAGTGTTCTTTGTTTCTGAACAGAGACCAGGGGAGCGCAGAAAACAGAACAGCAGATGGGGTCCAGGGCATTCTGATTATCATGGCTGAAAGGGCTGCATCCAAACAGGCAGAGGAAAGACAGACAAATGACATGAGTCACCTCTTCCTCAATCTTTGACTTGGCATTTTGAGAATAACAACAGGCAACAAAGGGAAAATAGATCCCAGATGAcggaaagaagaaaaaaaagaggagaagaagaagaagcgggGGGTAAACCGATTCTGTGGGAGACTTAACTGACGTAAAGAGAAACACAAACACTGAAATGAAAGGTTTGGTTGGGTGGATGTGTGTACATTGGACAGAGTTAAAGGGTGGATTTAGATTTTGCCATCCTGTGTCCTGAAAATGTCCAGGAGAAACATGGAGGACAGTTGAGAAGAACATCAAAGACTGTGGTCTGACCAGGAACCCTTACCAAGATGGCTGCTAGTGCTGCATTGAAATAGTagcactctttctctcttgtGGTGGCCCCATGCATCCCAAAGCATTAAGATGATTAAGTAAGTAAGAGTCCTGGATGGGCCTCGTCTACCCATATACCAAATGAAAGGTTTAgttgtgtgggtttgtgtgtacAGGAGGCTACTGGTCTACTTACAGACGTTGACCCACTCAGTGACTCGACACTCCTCACAGAGCACGTAGCAGCACCAGTGGAAGCGGCAGTGGCACCTCTCACTACGTGTCTGCTTCAGGATATTGTGCCCTCTCCCGCAGCACAGGGACCCGCAGCTGTCCATGCTGTGGCTGGTCTTGTTGCAGATCCGTCCCTGGGTGCCCAAGGAGTCCAGGGACGGCTCCCGCTCACAGAAGTCTGGAGACTTCTCAAAGTAGACCAGCTCCCGTGACACACTCGGCCTCCGCCGACCCACATTGTTTGGGCTACCCACGCCCCCAGACCCAGATCTGGATCCTACTCCGGCCCCGTTCCTAACCCCATTCAAGGCTCCATTGCCAGCTGCGACCCGGGGGTTGAACACCCCGCTGTTCTTGTTCTGGGAGTTGATGAAGATGGCGGTGAGGAACTTATCCCTCAGCAGAGAACCCAGCAGCCTGAACTCAGGAGACACGTACCAGCAGGTCTTGAACTGGCAGCTGCCTGACGTGCCGTGGCACTTACACCTCCGCTTCATGTTGTCAGTCACAAGCTGTGCAGGGGGAAACAATCATGTCACTATCCATAGAAGTGTAGAAGGCTTTTGATTGCAATGTACTAGGCTAACAATTATAAACGTATTTAAAGatacactatgcagaaatcgctacgccatttcctggttgctaaaattctaatagtttgcctaatttcagtttctgtgacaaaacaagcaagaatGGCATAGTACCaactaaactgctgtgaaatatattttacataaccaaaaatattgttttttacgctgtttgaagctggtgtacaaaactgaaagtaaaagatgaAAATAATCtagaacaggaagcatagaaatagcagaCAAAGAACAGATATACAATGCTTAGACTCACTTTCAATGAAAATAAAAGctctataacacacatttctatgtgaatttggtcaggtcacctaaaaagttacatattgcagctttaaaatgGTTTATACGTGTTTTATAAATATTTTATTGATTGTTTATGAATAAACGTTTATAAAATGACCAGAAAAATATTTAATTCAATTAAATATTAAATTCCATAAATGTTAGAAAACTTGATGAATTCCATTGCAAAACCTTCACCAAATGAGAGCCTGAATCCTATCTGCAGTTATCATCTTGATAAAAATACACAAGATGAATCCTATCTGTCAGAGTCTCTGCTCACCTGTCGGCCCACCCTGTTGTTGTGGATCCTCATGCGGGCGTGGATATCCCTCGGAGTCCCCCGGGAGTCCAACCAGTCCCTGGAGAATCTCTCACCGAAGCGGGTGTCATGGCTACAGCCCCCCCATTCCCAGGTTTCCTGCTGGGGGCTGAAGTCCTCTGGCAGGGGattgaggagggaggtggggtggGTAGAACCAGAACGCTGGCTGGCTGGCACATCTCTGAAATCCTGGGGGGCGGGGGggcctcctcccccatctcctcccatGCCCGTTCTGGCCCCGCCTCTCTGTAGGGTCTGCAGCTGCAGTTGGGTGAGTTTGAGACGGATCTTGTCATCGTCCAGGCGACGCTTGGCCTCGCAGCCGCAGTCACGGAGCTTGCCCAAGCTGCAGGCAGAAGCCACGGAGTGTGCCACACCCGCTGccaacagggacagagagaaggcagTCTCCCTGAAGCCTGtgggagagcggagagagacacATCAGAGTCCTGGTGTCATCATACTGGGTATAATCTAGATACAGGAAAGCTTCATATCCTTTCATTATTTTCATTCTATAAAGGAAAACATGCGAAGAAATGCTTTTATGTCAGCATCCTTTTTTTTTGTCCACTATCCCCACCTATAGGGCCTAAAAGTCTTCCTGACCAGGGAACTGGAGTTTTTTCTGGTCAGATCACATGGAAAATTTCCTGTCTGCATGTCCACCCTCCATCTTTCTCtgcccctgtgtctctctcacccCTGTTGAGGATTGCGCTCTGGTGGGGCAGCTTGTTGAGGCTCTCCAGGGCTGAACAGTTCCACCGTTGATCTCTGAGCTGGTGCTGGCACTCGTGGATGGCCACCTGGGATGCACACAAATACACCACCAGAATGGACATTggcattttcaaatcaaatcaaagtttatttgtcacgtggctgaattcaacaggtgtagtagaccttacactgaaatgcttacttacaggctctaaccaatagtgcaaaaaaggtattaggtgaacaataggtaggtaaagaaataaaacaacagtaaaaaggcaggctatatacagtagggaggctacatacagacaccgcttagtcaggctgattgaggtggtatgtacatgtagatatgactaaagtgactatgcatatatgatgaacagagagttgcagtaaaagaggggttggcgggtggtagGTGGGCCACAATACAGAAAACCCGGTTTGGCAGCATGACTAAAATGATGGCCATCTTGGTCATTGAATCTTCATTCCAGACGCTGCTAAAATATGGTCAAATATTGTAGAAAACAATTcattgtattatatatatatatatctatgacCTGCATGCCCTGCAGGGCTGAAGCCGTCACGTCGGGGCTCCGAACACACAGACGCATCTGACGCTTGCTCAGGCCCGCCAGCCGCAGGCAGACAGAGGTAGGGGTCAGCACTGGATCTCCTGCCACCTTCAGACCCAGGATGTCATTACACAGCACCCTGAGGTGAGGATACAGTGGAGGTAGTACAGGGTCATCAGCAACTCTAGAGCAATATCTATCCGTGAAGTGCCTGCTCCGACCCTCCGTCTAACAATGAAAGTGTCATGTAATGAAATGACCATTCACAGAAAGGCATTTGCTGACACAGCTTAACACTACATTCTGGGAAAAGATGTATTTTCAAGGAAATAGAATGTTGATTATTATCTCTGGGATTACCATCCTACTGTATCTAGGCCTATTTACATATATTCACTACTTGCATTTTAATTACACAAGTTCCAGTGAAGCACAGTATTGTAAAACAAAAAGTGTGCTGTAGAAACCTGGATGGCATTGTTACTAAACCATCTCTGTTTTGCATGTCCTTAATCATTCAGTCCCCCAACTGTTGGttctgattagtgtgtgtgtgtgtgtgtgtgtgtgtgtgtgtgtgtgtgtgtgtgtgtgtgtgtgtgtgtgtgtgtgtgtgtgtgtgtgtgtgtgtgtgtgtgtgtgtgtgtgtgtgtgtgtgtgtgtgtgtgtgtgtgtgtgtgtgtgtgtgtgtgtgtgtgtgtgtgtgtgtgtgtgtgtgtgtcattacagGTCACAAACAAAGAAACATTTTGAAAATCGGGATGTCAGCGGTAACAGCAGGCAGCAATAGGCATGTTAGTGAGACAGAGTTGAACGCAGATATCAAGGCATTGTAACATGTGCACCAACAAGTTATTTAACTAAAATAGAATATTAGATCAACCTCAAGGAAATATCAGTAACTCAACAAATTCTTCCTCCGAATTAACTTTTCGTTTTAATTATTTCTCATCCCCGGAATGCTCATTGAACATCATCTCCACTTTATCaacttctcatctctctctcgggCTACTTACGTGATTGCAGGTGACGTAAGTGCCGCTGCCAAAATCAGGACAAGGTCCCAACTGAATGTATGTGATATCTCCATTTTGGTAAGCGTCTTTCCCGACGTGACATTAAAACACTGGTGTGAAAATCGATTAAAAGAAAAATTGGACAAGAGTGGAGTAGATTGGCGATGTGCCTCCAACAGAACGAGGAATGAAGAAAGAGAGCAGAATAGTTTGGGGCGAAcgtgaaggggaggaggagagaaaataaGGGAGGGGAGATGTCGCTACAGGCGGTTGTTTTCGAGGTATTGAGCTTCTGAGAAAAGCATCAATAGTTGACAAACCATTATGTGAATTTGACCGACAGCCAATAAGTGTCACAACATATCCAAAGATTTTTCGCGCAGGTACCATTTTCCTCACCAGCATCACCATCTGTGAGTGAGACATTGTACTACCATGTAATAATAGAAAACACTTTTATATAGGTAACATCACTGATATGGATGTTTACTATTTTGTTGGATACAACTGAAAGAAAACGAAAATGTATTCAGATGAAACCCAAGAGAGAAATCAGTCCCGATATGTCTAGGAAATAAATGACTATAGTGTTGGGGGGAGGGGATTGGTTGGTTGCTGCTGGTTCCACTGTACGACAGGGAGCTAGAGGCAGCAGCAGGCAGGCGCACGGCTCTCTTCGCGGCGCTCCAATGATACTTGGGTAAACAG includes these proteins:
- the LOC124032273 gene encoding protein Wnt-10b-like — protein: MEISHTFSWDLVLILAAALTSPAITVLCNDILGLKVAGDPVLTPTSVCLRLAGLSKRQMRLCVRSPDVTASALQGMQVAIHECQHQLRDQRWNCSALESLNKLPHQSAILNRGFRETAFSLSLLAAGVAHSVASACSLGKLRDCGCEAKRRLDDDKIRLKLTQLQLQTLQRGGARTGMGGDGGGGPPAPQDFRDVPASQRSGSTHPTSLLNPLPEDFSPQQETWEWGGCSHDTRFGERFSRDWLDSRGTPRDIHARMRIHNNRVGRQLVTDNMKRRCKCHGTSGSCQFKTCWYVSPEFRLLGSLLRDKFLTAIFINSQNKNSGVFNPRVAAGNGALNGVRNGAGVGSRSGSGGVGSPNNVGRRRPSVSRELVYFEKSPDFCEREPSLDSLGTQGRICNKTSHSMDSCGSLCCGRGHNILKQTRSERCHCRFHWCCYVLCEECRVTEWVNVCK